A region of uncultured Draconibacterium sp. DNA encodes the following proteins:
- the rlmB gene encoding 23S rRNA (guanosine(2251)-2'-O)-methyltransferase RlmB → MMRQKGIDKEDFLFGTRAIIEAIKKGKTIDRILIKKGLRNELISELQELIKESDISVQYVPIEKINRITRKNHQGVLAFVSPIEFDNIETVIPGIYEEGKTPLLLVLDQITDVRNFGAIARSAECAGVQAIIIPEKGMARIGADAVKTSAGAIHNIPICRTNNLYHTVRFLKDSGIKIVAATEKGDKLYSNADMKSPLAIVMGSEDTGVSAQILKLADEQLKIPILGQIESLNVSVSAALMIYEAVRQRNQA, encoded by the coding sequence ATGATGAGACAAAAAGGAATAGATAAAGAGGATTTTCTGTTTGGAACAAGAGCTATAATCGAAGCCATTAAAAAAGGTAAAACAATCGACAGAATCCTGATAAAAAAGGGTTTGCGAAACGAATTGATTTCCGAACTACAAGAGCTGATAAAAGAAAGCGATATTAGCGTTCAGTACGTTCCTATCGAGAAGATTAATCGTATTACACGAAAAAATCACCAGGGAGTGCTGGCCTTTGTCTCCCCCATTGAGTTTGATAATATTGAAACAGTAATTCCGGGGATTTACGAAGAAGGTAAAACTCCTCTCCTGCTTGTTTTAGACCAGATAACCGATGTACGAAACTTCGGAGCCATTGCCCGCTCGGCCGAATGTGCCGGGGTGCAGGCCATTATTATTCCCGAAAAAGGTATGGCTCGTATTGGTGCCGATGCGGTAAAAACATCGGCAGGCGCTATTCATAACATACCAATTTGCAGAACCAATAATCTTTACCACACGGTCCGGTTTCTGAAAGACTCGGGCATTAAAATAGTTGCTGCCACCGAAAAAGGCGACAAACTTTACAGTAATGCCGATATGAAATCGCCACTGGCCATTGTTATGGGATCAGAAGACACAGGTGTTTCTGCTCAAATTCTGAAACTTGCTGATGAACAATTAAAAATCCCGATCCTGGGACAGATCGAATCATTAAATGTTTCGGTATCTGCTGCTTTAATGATTTACGAAGCAGTCAGACAACGAAATCAGGCCTGA
- a CDS encoding ABC-F family ATP-binding cassette domain-containing protein, whose translation MISIDKINLSFGGFELFKEISFLVNPKDRIGLIGKNGAGKSTLLKIITGIENPTAGVVAVPKETSVGYLPQQMVVSDTRTLKNEVTQAFEELLAIEKKIANLNHEIAESEDYHSDEYLKKLDQVTEYNERYQLLGGDNYEAELEQTLLGLGFERTDFDRMTSEFSGGWRMRVELAKLLLKKPDVFLLDEPTNHLDIESIQWLEDFLKTYSGAVILVSHDKAFLDAVCNRTIEISLGKITDQKMNYTRFMDWKAEQREINLAAYTNQQKMIEDTERFIERFRYKSSKAVQVQSRVKQLEKLDRIEIEEEDNSALKINFPPPPRSGRIVVEAKHISKYYDSLHVLDDINLNIENGEKIAFVGRNGEGKTTLARIIMNELEHNGSMKLGHNVKIGYFAQNQAQLLNGELTVFETIDEIAVGDIRTKIRDILAAFLFWGEDIDKKVKVLSGGEKSRLAMIRLMLEPVNFLILDEPTNHLDMRSKEILKNALANFSGTVLVVSHDRDFLDGLVNCIYEFRNKKAKQHLGGIFDFLYRKKMESMKELESKKKNTKAAKVVTSDKQNDELSFDEKKEINRTISRMEKSVAQAEEKIAELEEEIEEMDKLLAKPENINDHSVFEQYEQLKSNLEESMLDWENAHEELENWKAKKTW comes from the coding sequence ATGATATCGATAGATAAAATAAATCTCAGTTTTGGCGGTTTCGAACTGTTTAAAGAAATCAGTTTCCTGGTTAATCCAAAAGACAGAATCGGACTGATTGGTAAAAACGGTGCCGGAAAAAGTACATTGCTAAAAATTATTACGGGCATAGAAAATCCAACGGCCGGCGTAGTTGCTGTTCCGAAAGAAACAAGCGTTGGTTATTTACCTCAGCAAATGGTGGTTTCGGACACGCGCACACTTAAAAACGAAGTTACACAGGCTTTCGAGGAGCTTTTAGCTATTGAAAAGAAAATAGCAAATCTAAACCACGAAATTGCCGAAAGCGAAGATTATCATTCTGATGAGTATTTAAAGAAACTCGATCAGGTTACCGAATACAACGAACGTTACCAGCTTTTGGGTGGCGACAACTACGAAGCCGAGCTGGAACAAACACTCCTGGGGTTAGGTTTCGAACGAACTGATTTCGACCGGATGACCTCCGAATTCAGCGGAGGTTGGCGTATGCGTGTTGAACTGGCAAAACTATTGCTAAAAAAGCCCGATGTATTTTTACTGGATGAGCCGACCAACCACCTCGATATCGAATCGATTCAATGGTTAGAAGATTTTCTGAAAACATACAGCGGAGCCGTTATTCTGGTTTCGCACGATAAAGCTTTTCTTGACGCAGTTTGTAACCGCACGATAGAAATCTCGCTGGGTAAGATTACCGACCAGAAAATGAATTATACCCGTTTTATGGATTGGAAAGCTGAACAGCGTGAGATTAATTTGGCAGCCTACACCAACCAGCAAAAAATGATTGAAGATACCGAACGTTTTATTGAACGATTCCGATACAAATCATCAAAAGCTGTGCAGGTGCAGTCGAGGGTAAAACAGCTTGAAAAGCTGGATCGTATTGAAATTGAAGAAGAAGACAACTCTGCACTAAAAATCAACTTTCCGCCGCCACCCCGTTCTGGACGAATTGTGGTTGAAGCCAAACATATCAGCAAATATTACGATTCGTTGCATGTGCTCGACGACATCAACCTCAACATCGAAAATGGTGAAAAAATAGCGTTTGTTGGCCGTAATGGAGAAGGCAAAACTACCCTTGCCCGGATCATTATGAACGAACTGGAGCACAACGGTTCTATGAAACTGGGCCACAACGTAAAAATTGGCTACTTTGCTCAAAACCAGGCGCAACTGTTAAACGGAGAACTTACAGTTTTTGAAACCATAGATGAAATTGCTGTTGGCGATATCCGAACTAAGATCAGAGATATTCTTGCCGCGTTTTTATTCTGGGGTGAAGACATCGATAAAAAAGTAAAGGTATTAAGCGGTGGCGAAAAGTCGCGACTGGCAATGATTCGCCTGATGCTTGAGCCGGTTAACTTTCTAATTCTCGATGAGCCCACCAACCACCTCGACATGCGCTCGAAAGAGATTCTAAAAAACGCACTGGCCAATTTTTCGGGAACGGTACTTGTTGTTTCGCACGACCGCGATTTTCTTGATGGTTTGGTGAATTGCATTTACGAATTCAGAAATAAAAAGGCAAAACAACATCTGGGCGGCATTTTCGATTTTCTGTACCGAAAGAAAATGGAGTCGATGAAAGAATTGGAAAGCAAGAAAAAGAATACAAAAGCCGCAAAAGTTGTAACTTCGGATAAACAAAATGACGAGCTGTCGTTCGATGAAAAGAAAGAGATAAACCGCACCATTTCGCGAATGGAGAAAAGTGTAGCCCAGGCCGAAGAAAAGATTGCGGAACTGGAGGAAGAAATAGAAGAAATGGACAAGCTGCTTGCCAAACCCGAAAATATTAATGACCATTCGGTTTTTGAGCAGTACGAACAATTGAAATCGAACCTGGAAGAAAGTATGCTCGATTGGGAAAATGCCCACGAAGAACTGGAAAACTGGAAGGCGAAAAAAACCTGGTAA
- a CDS encoding START-like domain-containing protein — protein MTSKVKINLEYLINCSPKVLYNRLSTASGLTEWFADDVRVRGKRYTFIWDGSEQTAEMTLHKENRLVRFSWVDEDEDTYFEFKITRDELTNDVSLLITDFADEDEVDETRGLWDSQVADLKHVLGS, from the coding sequence ATGACTAGTAAAGTAAAAATCAATCTGGAATACTTAATTAATTGTTCTCCTAAGGTGCTCTATAACAGACTAAGCACTGCCTCGGGGCTTACTGAGTGGTTTGCCGATGATGTTCGCGTCCGCGGAAAACGCTACACTTTTATTTGGGACGGATCGGAGCAAACTGCTGAGATGACACTTCATAAAGAAAATCGTTTGGTTCGGTTTAGCTGGGTAGATGAAGATGAGGATACGTACTTTGAATTTAAGATCACACGCGATGAGCTTACCAACGACGTTTCTCTTTTGATAACAGATTTCGCTGATGAAGATGAAGTTGACGAAACCCGTGGTTTGTGGGATTCGCAGGTAGCCGATTTGAAACACGTACTGGGCTCGTAA
- a CDS encoding LptF/LptG family permease produces the protein MKRLHLFVIKSFLGPFFMTFFIVVFVLLMQFLWKYVDDLVGKGLDFKVLGEMMFYASFALLPLAFPLAMLLASIMTFGALGENYELVAMKASGISLFRIMRPLIVIAILITGIAFYFSNNVLPKTNLKFSTLLYSVKKQRPELVLQEGVFTNEMDGYSIKVGKRDNETKMLYDLLIYDHTKNKPNESVTVADSGLLRITEDKKFMVLNLFSGVTYQEQASQNRGKKETYPYQRNRFEEQTIRVKVRDFEFNRRDESIFKNQYRMLTIDQLVAADDSLSDDYYDRLRNYMMQISINPTITRRMYNLTAKADSLKRDIEEVKADSVFDFDTYYSGLDKWVQADIAKSALDRARSNMQQVNMFQGQLYNKKKTLNKYRMERHRKFTLSIAVLIFFFIGAPLGAIIRKGGLGMPVVVSIFLFILYYIVSMSGEKTAREDVWDMFNGMWFSSYIFLPIGVWLTYKAATDSAIMTAEAYTKFFARLGLERFFKKKKSND, from the coding sequence ATGAAACGTCTACACCTTTTTGTTATAAAATCATTTCTAGGGCCATTTTTTATGACCTTTTTTATTGTGGTCTTCGTACTGCTTATGCAGTTTCTGTGGAAGTACGTAGACGATCTGGTTGGAAAAGGACTTGATTTTAAAGTGCTGGGCGAAATGATGTTTTATGCATCGTTTGCTTTACTTCCGCTGGCATTCCCGCTGGCTATGCTGCTGGCATCAATTATGACTTTTGGAGCATTAGGCGAAAATTACGAGCTGGTGGCAATGAAAGCTTCCGGAATTTCGCTTTTCAGAATCATGCGTCCATTAATAGTTATTGCGATACTAATTACCGGAATTGCTTTCTATTTTTCCAATAATGTTCTTCCGAAAACAAACCTGAAATTCTCGACACTTTTATACAGTGTTAAAAAACAACGCCCCGAACTGGTTTTACAGGAAGGGGTTTTTACCAACGAAATGGATGGTTACAGTATTAAAGTTGGCAAGCGCGATAACGAAACAAAAATGCTGTACGATCTGCTCATCTACGACCATACCAAAAATAAACCCAACGAAAGTGTTACGGTTGCCGATTCGGGATTATTGCGTATTACGGAGGATAAAAAGTTCATGGTGCTGAATTTGTTTAGCGGAGTAACTTACCAGGAGCAGGCATCGCAAAACCGGGGGAAAAAGGAAACATATCCGTATCAACGCAATCGTTTTGAAGAACAAACGATCAGGGTAAAAGTCCGCGATTTTGAATTTAACCGCCGCGACGAAAGCATTTTTAAAAACCAATACAGAATGCTAACCATCGATCAGTTGGTGGCTGCCGATGACAGTTTGTCGGATGATTATTACGATCGCTTGCGTAATTATATGATGCAGATTAGTATAAACCCGACAATTACGCGGAGGATGTATAATCTGACTGCAAAAGCCGATTCGTTGAAACGGGATATTGAGGAAGTAAAAGCAGATTCTGTATTTGATTTTGATACTTATTATTCAGGACTTGATAAGTGGGTGCAGGCCGATATTGCCAAAAGTGCACTCGATAGAGCCCGAAGCAATATGCAACAGGTAAACATGTTTCAGGGGCAGCTTTACAATAAAAAGAAAACGCTGAATAAATACCGCATGGAGCGACACCGGAAATTTACGCTGTCGATTGCCGTGCTCATCTTCTTTTTTATCGGGGCACCTTTAGGTGCAATTATCCGAAAAGGAGGATTGGGAATGCCGGTAGTTGTGTCTATTTTCCTGTTTATTTTATATTACATTGTTTCCATGAGTGGCGAAAAAACTGCCCGCGAAGACGTTTGGGATATGTTTAACGGAATGTGGTTTTCGTCCTATATCTTTCTGCCCATTGGCGTTTGGTTGACCTATAAAGCTGCTACCGATTCGGCTATCATGACAGCAGAAGCTTATACAAAGTTTTTTGCCCGCCTGGGGCTCGAACGGTTTTTCAAGAAAAAGAAATCAAACGACTAA
- a CDS encoding glycosyltransferase, whose product MNILQVTNKVPFPARDGGAIACMNLTKGFARLGNRVTVLAMNTLKHHVRPDEIPDEINQLATFKLVDVPAKINAFTALSNLIFSRKPYNAVRFIDDDFSAALAELLSENEFDIIQLEGLYVCPYIPVIRKYSNATVVYRAHNVEFEIWERAAKLSHGVKKLYLQNLSKRIKSFETGLLNSYDILVPITARDGEILDSLGNMKDKQVSQTGIDSSVVAPVSSSLEFPTLFHLGSLEWAPNQEGILWFIENCWKQIHTRYPDLCFHVAGRNAPPWLIDKLNVDGVIFEGEVTDAYRFMNSKAIMIVPLFSGSGMRIKIIEGMALGKSIVSTSIGAEGIKVTDGENILLANDANSFIDAVSSLLEDRNNFERIGKNATLFIQQNFDNLAISKELIGFYKQYIK is encoded by the coding sequence ATGAACATCTTGCAGGTAACAAATAAGGTTCCGTTTCCAGCCAGGGATGGTGGGGCCATTGCCTGTATGAATTTAACAAAAGGATTTGCACGGCTGGGAAATAGGGTAACTGTGCTGGCGATGAATACCTTAAAACATCATGTTCGGCCGGATGAAATTCCCGATGAAATAAATCAATTGGCAACATTTAAACTGGTAGATGTTCCTGCTAAAATAAATGCGTTTACCGCTTTATCAAATCTAATCTTTTCGCGAAAACCTTACAATGCAGTACGTTTTATAGATGATGATTTTAGTGCAGCGCTGGCAGAATTGTTATCCGAAAATGAGTTTGATATTATTCAGTTGGAGGGACTTTATGTTTGTCCGTACATTCCGGTAATACGAAAGTATTCCAATGCAACAGTGGTTTATCGTGCGCATAATGTTGAGTTTGAAATTTGGGAAAGGGCAGCAAAACTATCACATGGAGTGAAAAAGTTATACCTCCAAAATCTTTCAAAAAGGATAAAAAGCTTCGAGACGGGATTGTTAAACTCGTACGATATTTTAGTTCCGATAACTGCCCGAGACGGCGAGATTCTGGATTCGTTGGGTAATATGAAAGACAAACAGGTTTCTCAAACCGGAATCGATTCATCGGTTGTTGCCCCGGTTTCATCCAGTTTGGAATTCCCAACGCTTTTTCACCTGGGATCGTTAGAATGGGCGCCCAACCAGGAAGGTATTTTGTGGTTTATTGAAAACTGCTGGAAGCAGATTCACACCCGATATCCCGATTTGTGTTTTCATGTAGCCGGAAGAAATGCACCACCGTGGTTAATCGATAAATTAAATGTCGATGGTGTTATTTTCGAAGGAGAAGTTACCGATGCTTATCGCTTTATGAATTCGAAAGCTATTATGATTGTTCCACTATTTTCGGGAAGCGGCATGCGAATTAAAATTATTGAAGGAATGGCGTTGGGAAAAAGTATTGTGTCAACATCGATAGGCGCTGAAGGAATTAAGGTTACCGATGGTGAGAATATTTTGCTGGCTAACGATGCGAATAGTTTTATTGATGCTGTTTCCAGCTTACTCGAAGATCGTAACAATTTTGAGCGTATTGGAAAGAATGCCACTCTTTTTATCCAACAGAATTTTGATAATTTAGCGATATCGAAAGAGCTAATCGGATTTTACAAACAATACATTAAATGA